The Henckelia pumila isolate YLH828 chromosome 2, ASM3356847v2, whole genome shotgun sequence genome includes a window with the following:
- the LOC140883780 gene encoding uncharacterized protein, giving the protein MRYKVCFQSQTRSKINSSTSTYTERGEMGGSTPVYVVITILGIIAFSLSIAGERHRSTGTLRTDTVTNQTYCIYKTDAATGLAVVACLLLFAAQVTLMVVTRCLCCGPPLAPGGSRACTIILFIVMWISYFMAEACLIAAARDYAYYDGYRTAVYTSDTNAYSCATLRRALFVAGAIFTVSTTILNLLYYKCFTRASAKHIQQGGYPGNSNIGMATRG; this is encoded by the exons ATGAGATATAAAGTATGTTTTCAGAGCCAAACAAGAAGCAAAATTAACTCATCCACAAGTACGTACACGGAAAGAGGGGAGATGGGTGGATCGACGCCTGTTTATGTTGTCATTACAATCTTGGGAATAATAGCATTCAGCTTGTCCATTGCCGGTGAACGACACCGCAGCACT GGAACTCTAAGGACAGATACAGTTACTAACCAAACGTACTGTATATACAAAACGGATGCCGCCACCGGGCTTGCCGTAGTGGCATGCTTGCTTCTTTTCGCGGCTCAAGTCACGCTCATGGTGGTCACGAGGTGCTTGTGTTGTGGACCGCCATTAGCACCGGGAGGAAGCCGCGCTTGCACCATTATTCTTTTCATTGTTATGTG GATATCATATTTCATGGCAGAAGCATGTCTAATAGCAGCTGCGAGGGACTACGCTTATTATGACGGATATCGGACCGCGGTCTACACGAGTGACACGAATGCCTATTCTTGTGCAACATTACGTAGGGCGCTATTCGTTGCCGGAGCCATTTTCACGGTTTCGACCACGATCCTTAATCTTTTGTACTACAAGTGCTTCACTAGAGCTTCTGCCAAGCATATCCAACAGGGTGGTTATCCGGGGAATTCGAATATCGGGATGGCCACACGTGGGTAG